The genomic segment AATTGGCAAAACAAATTGTAGATAAATTTGTTAAAAACACAAAAAAGGAAGTTTCTATAGATTACATTCAAAAAGAAGTATCTAAATATTTCGATATGGATGTTGCTACTTTGCAATCGAAAACACGAAAAAGACACATTGTGCAAGCAAGACAATTAGCGATGTTTTTTGCAAAAAGATTAACAAAAACCTCATTGGCAAGTATTGGAAATCAAATAGGGCAAAGAGATCATGCAACTGTTTTGCACGCTTGTAAAACTGTAGATAACTTAACAGAAACCGACAAGCAATTTAGAAAATACGTAGACGACTTAACTAAAAAGTTAACATTTTAAATTTCGATTTTAAAAAATCATTTTTTTAAATTTTATTCTGATGAAAAAAGTACTTATGGTTTGTTTGGGGAATATTTGTCGTTCGCCATTAGCACAAGGTATTTTAGAATCTAAAGTAAATACAGCTGCAGTTTTTGTAGATGCTGCAGGAACAGCAGCATATCATGTTGGTAATCTGCCAGACGAACGTTCTATTGATGTTGCTCGTAAATACGGAATAGACATTACCAACCAACGAGCAAGAAAATTTACCGTAAAAGATTTCGATACTTTCGACGTTATTTATGCGATGGATACCAGTAATTACGATAATATTCTTTCATTAGCAAGAAATGTAGAAGACGAACAAAAAGTAAAAATGATTTTAAACGAATCGCAGCCTAACGAAAATAACTCTGTTCCAGACCCTTATTATGGAGGAAACCAAGGTTTCGAAAACGTGTATAAAATGTTAGATGAAGCTTGTGAGGTTATAGCTGATAATTTGTAAAATTCGAGAAATTCGTGTCTATCTTTTTTCCCTACAATCATTAGTTAAAATCCGTGAAATCTGTGTCTTTTTTTCTCGTAAAGACGCAAGTTGTAATGTTATAAAATTTTTGTCTCTGTGTATCTCTACAAATCTCAGTGTAATAATTTATAAAATCTGTATCAAAAATATTTTTTATTTCTGTAAATTCGTAAAATTAGTATTAAAAAAAAATCACCTTCAAAAATAATAATAATGATTGGTAAACTCTATTTAATTCCCACAACTTTAGGAGATGCAGTAGAACCTTTAGAGGTAATGCCACTATCAGTAAAAAAGGTAATAGAAGAAATCGACTATTATATTGTTGAAAACGAAAAATCTGCAAGAAGATTTATCAAGAAAATTTCTCCAAAAAAATCGCAACCAAGTTTGCATATTATGTTGTTAGATAAATATGCAGAAGAATTAGAAACCACAAAATATTTAGATGTTTGTAAAGAGGGAATAAATGTTGGTTTACTTTCGGAGGCAGGAGTACCAGCAATTGCAGATCCTGGAGCAAGTATTGTAAGATTGGCACACGTAAAAAACATTAAAGTAGTTCCTTTAGTAGGGCCTTCTTCTATTTTAATGGCAATGATGAGCTCTGGAATGAATGGGCAAAACTTCGCATTTAATGGCTATATTCCTATTGATAAAAGCGAAAGAAAAAGAGTAATAAAAGATTTAGAAAAGCTTTCTAAAGATAAAAACCAGTCTCAAATATTTATTGAAACACCTTACAGAAACGAAAAAATGTTTGCAGATTTAAAAGCAACATTAGCGCCAACAACAAATTTGTGTATTGCTGCAGATATTACCTTACCAACAGAATATATAAAAACAATGTCTGTTCGAAACTGGAAACATCACACACCAGATTTACACAAAAAACCTGCTATTTTTATAATTCAGAAGTAATTTTTTTTGCTATTTCTATGAAAACAGAAATAGAACCTTTTTAAACTCTCGCTTTTTTATCTGCAATAATACTAGAAACATTATAGCCTCCAAATTTTCTCAAGTAAGATTGAATGGTTGCCCCATAAGCATCAGAAAAACATTCTGTTCCTCCACTTCTTAAGAATTTTTTTACATTTCCAGCACCACTTAAATGAGCAGCTGCTAAAATGCCAGACTCTGTAATTTTAATACCATTAATAGTTTTTCCAACCGAACGTTTAATGTCTTTTCTTAAAATCCATTTGTTTACCTTACATAAAGCAACAAACGCTTTTTCTTGTAACTCAGGATTTTTTAAAAAAGCTTGTGTGTTGTAAATTCTAAAACGCTCTAAAGTGGTGCGTCCAAATTGGTATTTTCCTAAATATCCTAAAGTGTTTACAACAGTGTATTTTCCTTGCGATTCTTTAAAAGCAACTGCTTCTTTAAATGCCATAAAATCTTTAGGAAGGTATAGAATCGAATTATCTACAAGCTTAGGAAAAGCAATTATTCTTGTTTCTGTGATTTCCTTTTTTGAAACCTCTTTTTTATCAATAGTTGTTGCATTGATAAAAATTAAAACAATACCGAATAAAATGAATTTATTTTTGATAAATAATATCTTTCTGTTTTGCGAGCGCAAATTTACGACTTAATCTATAAGATAATGATTGTTAATGTGTTAAAGTTTATTAAAAATATAGATAATGAAATTTTATTTGACCTTTGGTGTTAATCTCTAGGGTTGGAGCAGGAATTTTTATGAAATTGACAACAGAAAAGATAGATTGTAAGAATTTCGATTTTGTCTTAATTTTTGTTAAATCTAAGTCTAAACTTAAATAAAATTGTCTGTAAGGTTCTTGTGGAAAAGGGTTTGATGGTTTTGTTTCTCCATATAACATGCCATTTGCACCATAACCAAAAGCAACATTTAACCATTTAGGAAACGAACTTTCTTTGTTAAAAGACCAAATATTGGCAGAAAGCCAATAAGTTTGCCCATTATAATCTTTTAAAGCCTGTTGTAAATAATTTTTTCCTAACGTGTTTGGACGTTGTTTTGCGAATTCAGTTTGATTGAAAGAGTATTTTACGATAATTCGCTGTTCGTTCCAAAGTAATTCTTGCCCAATTAACAAACCTGTTCCTGCTGCATTTGCCAAAAGATCACCAGCAGAAGCGCCCCATTCTTTTGAAAAGCCATCTAAAATTTCTACGGCTGTAAGAAACGTAAATCCGTAAGTAGCACCATAAATAAGTTGATTTTTCTTAGAAACACCAGCCCAATCTAACACTTCCATTCCTACTTTTCCAACATAATAAGAAGTCATAAAATGCCCGACTTTATCCATTTGCTTCCATTCTGCATTGTCGTTTGTAAAATGAAAACTCGAACGTTCGTAATCTTTATACCAAAGTTCGTTTAATGCCATTAAAGAACCAACTGCTAAAACACTCTCTGTAATAATTATGGCATTTCTTCTTTGTTTATTTAAGGTGTCAGATTTTTTTAGAAAGGTAGAATTTTGAGAAAATCCAGTAGTAGAGCAGAAGAGCAATACAAGGCAAAGACAGTGTTTTTCAATTTTAAAAATCATGCTGTTAGTTATCTTCTAATTTAAAAATTCGATTATGCTCAAAACCTTTGTCTGTTCTTTCTGGTTGAAATACAAAATTATATCTTTCTAATAATACAATTGAAGCTGTATTATCTTTATGAGTGAAAGCTTCAATAGTTTTTAATTTTATTTTTTGGAATCCGAATTTTAAAACCTCTTTTAGGACTTCACTTATAAAACCCTTTTGTTGAAAAGCTGGTTTTAACTTATAACCAATTTCAGCAAAATTGTTTTTTAAGGAAATTCTATGTAAAACAATATTTCCAATAATTTCGTTTTTATATTGAAGCAACCAAAAAATACGATTTTCTTCTTTATAAAGTTTGTCGCAAATTACTATAAAATCTTTCGCTTCATCAAAATTTCGAACTCTTTTTTATAGTTACAAATTTATTTATTTCTTTACAAGAGCGTAACTCAAAAATAGCTTTAGTGTTATTAGAATTAGGCTAACGAACTAAAAAGCCTTTCTAATTTTAATATTAGAAAAGTTTTAAAGTTTAATTTTATTATTAGTTTTCTTGTAGTTTTTATTACATAGTTAAAAATAAAACATAATTTTACTGCGACTTAGATTATTAAAATCAAAGAAAAAATCGACCATTTTACTTTATGAATGTAAAAAAAAACACGAAACCAAGTTGTAAATAAAATAAAATAATTAGATAAAAATTAGAAACAATACTATTGGTCTCATTACATTTTTCGGTTCGATAATTTGTGCTATCTTATCTATAGCACTTTCATTTAAACTGGAAATTGGTAGGGGTGAAGATTATAATCATTAAAAAAACATTAAATTTTATTTAGATTATATTAACATAATATTTAGATTATTTTAGTAGATTTGCATTTGATGAAAAATGGTCGTCTAAAAAATAGTATCACTTATCTACTTCTTGTCCTTTTCATTTCAATGAAAGTGGCAGGATTTCATCTGTTGACCCATACAAATGACAAAGACCACACAATTCATTGTACTATTTGTGACCATGCCATTACAAATAACTTAACTCCAGTACTTACTCCTGATTCACAGGATTTCACAATAGAAAATACTGAACCAATTGTTCAGAGAGAGATAACTAAAAACTACAATTTTATTATCTCAAGTACTATTGCTGCAAATCAGCTCTTTTCGCGTCCCCCTCCATTTTTACTATAAAGAGTTTCATTTACATTTTAGTCTCATTAAAGAGTTTTCGGACTCAGCAAGTCTCGTTTGGAATAATATTGACTCTAAATGAAGGTGCATTACGTAAATGAGAGATTCGTAACTCCGTCTTTACTCAACAAACAAGAGAAAGAGGTTGTGAATTTTAGAACTCTTCCCATACTTCAATTTTGTTTTGATTATCTAATTTGCTTTTACTACGATATACGCATATAGGATAATAATCAAATATAGACATTCAAAGAATTTCTATGGAGCTCGTTTATATTTTTTCAATTTATTAAAAGTTTATTTGAAAATTTTAAACGATATCTGTGGTAGGCATGTATGCCTAATATAATGTTTAACAAACTTAAGAATGTTGCAACAAAAGGGGAAATCGAAAACCTTGTA from the Polaribacter cellanae genome contains:
- a CDS encoding SAM-dependent methyltransferase, whose product is MIGKLYLIPTTLGDAVEPLEVMPLSVKKVIEEIDYYIVENEKSARRFIKKISPKKSQPSLHIMLLDKYAEELETTKYLDVCKEGINVGLLSEAGVPAIADPGASIVRLAHVKNIKVVPLVGPSSILMAMMSSGMNGQNFAFNGYIPIDKSERKRVIKDLEKLSKDKNQSQIFIETPYRNEKMFADLKATLAPTTNLCIAADITLPTEYIKTMSVRNWKHHTPDLHKKPAIFIIQK
- a CDS encoding peptidoglycan-binding protein LysM, with the translated sequence MRSQNRKILFIKNKFILFGIVLIFINATTIDKKEVSKKEITETRIIAFPKLVDNSILYLPKDFMAFKEAVAFKESQGKYTVVNTLGYLGKYQFGRTTLERFRIYNTQAFLKNPELQEKAFVALCKVNKWILRKDIKRSVGKTINGIKITESGILAAAHLSGAGNVKKFLRSGGTECFSDAYGATIQSYLRKFGGYNVSSIIADKKARV
- a CDS encoding low molecular weight protein-tyrosine-phosphatase produces the protein MKKVLMVCLGNICRSPLAQGILESKVNTAAVFVDAAGTAAYHVGNLPDERSIDVARKYGIDITNQRARKFTVKDFDTFDVIYAMDTSNYDNILSLARNVEDEQKVKMILNESQPNENNSVPDPYYGGNQGFENVYKMLDEACEVIADNL
- a CDS encoding DUF2279 domain-containing protein produces the protein MIFKIEKHCLCLVLLFCSTTGFSQNSTFLKKSDTLNKQRRNAIIITESVLAVGSLMALNELWYKDYERSSFHFTNDNAEWKQMDKVGHFMTSYYVGKVGMEVLDWAGVSKKNQLIYGATYGFTFLTAVEILDGFSKEWGASAGDLLANAAGTGLLIGQELLWNEQRIIVKYSFNQTEFAKQRPNTLGKNYLQQALKDYNGQTYWLSANIWSFNKESSFPKWLNVAFGYGANGMLYGETKPSNPFPQEPYRQFYLSLDLDLTKIKTKSKFLQSIFSVVNFIKIPAPTLEINTKGQIKFHYLYF